AGCAAGCAATGCTACGTAGGTCACATCATTTGGTTTGAAACCGAAATTCTGCATTtccttaaataaatttattgcaTCACTGCCACGGCCATGATGGGCATATGCTGCGATCATTCCATTCCAGGAGACCAGATCTCTTTGACTTCTCAATCCATCATTAAAGATTTTCTTAGCGATTGTCAGTTCCCCGCATTTTGCATACATGTTCAGGAGTGCAGATACAACAAGTTTATCATCCTGATAGACTGTTTTGCTTATATTCTGGTGAATTTGCTTTCCCTCACTAAGACCAGCTAAGCTACTACAGGCACCCAAAAGACTAACAAAAGTCCCTTCATTTGGTTTTACCGAGCCTTCTGCCTGCATGTGCATGAAAATTTTCAATGCCTCTTCGCTCTGATCATCTAACACATATCCATTGATCAAAGTACTCCAagatataacattttttaacgGCATCTCATCAAATAACTTCCTAGCCATTCCTAACTCACCATTTTGAGTGAAACCTGTGATCATCGTATTCCAAGAAGGTACATCTTTCTCTGGCATCCTCTCAAACAGATAAAAAGCTTCATCCAATTCTTTGTTTTGCGTATACCCTGTAATCATAGCATTCCACGAAACTACATTCCTCTCCGGCATCCTATCAAACAACCTCCTCGCCTCATCAAGTCTCCCCAATTTCGCCAGTCCCCCAACCATTGCAGTCCACGAAATCACATCCTTCTCAGGCATCTCATCAAAAAGTCTCAGCGCAGCCTCAATCTTTCCACACTTAGCCAACGCATTTATAACCGTATTCCACGAAACCACATTCCTCTCCGGCATTCTATCAAACAAACCCAACGCCGAATCAATCAAACCATTCCTAACATACCCTTCAATCATAGTATTCCAAGAAACCACATTCCTCTCAGGCATCTCATTAAACAACTTCTCAGCCTCGAAAACACGCTTGTTTCTCAAATACCCAGAAATCAAAGCAGTCCATGTAACCACATTCTTCTTAGCATCCTTTCTATCAAACAACCTCCTAGCCTCCCTCATCATACCACACTTAACATACCCAGAAACTATAGCAGTCCATGTGATAACATCTGGGTCAGGCAGTTCATCAAACAGTTTGCGTGCTTCATCAATCCTACCCTCTTTACTAAACTTGGTAATAATCCAATTTGAACGCGCTACATTGCGATTAAGTGTGTAATCCAATCTGGGTAATGCTAGTTGTGATTGAGTGGTGACATGCCGCCGTAAATAAGATGATAATTTATTGACAACAGATGCTCGAACAAACAGTGCTTTCATCCCTCCAATCTTTTTACAAGACAAACTGAGCAGACacgttaaaaagaaaaaaacgagCTCAGATGTTTAGTAGAAGGAAATTAATGCCCAAGTATAGTTTAGAGCTTCCTTTCAAAATCGTCAACCTCTGAATAAATACGGGTTGACAGATGGATACaactaagagcaactccaatgcaatactatacttggttctattgctatattatagcatcaatatttggatgcatccatgcatagatgcatccttggttctatatttgaaaccaaggatggatccatccatgttgccacatcatccttggttctatatttgttgagatatttaataaaatttatagaagtTAGGTAGTTTAGAGCTTCCTTTCAAAATCGTCAACCTCTGAATAAATACGGGTTGACAGATGGATACaactaagagcaactccaatgcaatgctatacttggttctattgctatattatagcatcaaaagtaaaaaaactcaactccaaaggggtgctatatttggatgcatccatgcatagatgcatccttggttctatatttgaaaccaaggatggatccatccatgttgccacatcatccttggttctatatttgttgagatatttaataaaatttatagaagttaggtaaaagttaatgagttggttaaatttgaaactagttatagaacttagcattggagtgcaagttttattttagcatcaaaaaacactgtttggtgctatattagcaatagcaatagatatatagcatctagcattggacttgctctaactatACAAGTGTGCAGCCATAACTTGCACTATGCAGAATGATAAGCTGTCATGCTCGCATAGTCACACGTTCTGTCGGGTAGTTTGGTTCGGAGACGGTACTCGCTAAGTCCCTCTCATTTCTCTACGTTTTTTTCCGATACTcgacatgtattttaatttatataattctgtaacttaattttgagattttttatataaaaattcagacatcaaattttattaaaaaaaacaaaataataaattatagaattatatttttcaagagTATTAGAATGCATGCCAAACTCTCGTATCCCAAGTAAACTACTAAGGGTACAAAAAGAGAAGTACCGGATTGAATTAGAAATTGGGTTATCGACTTATTGTAACATGAGATTGAGGTATCGTTTGCAACATCATGTGTTCGTTTAAAGGCGGAAATGATTATTTTCaactgaaaatatttttaaaaataatttaattaattaaaaatgttatttagattaatattattatatatctttaAGCTATTGATTTAgttgatattaaaaatatatataatgatataaatataaatgaaataaaaagaaaaattttgatTTCCCACGGTCATACATGAAACTCACATCTCATGGATATGAAAAACTCGTATCTCGCGAGTTTAAGATATGAAtcttatcttatatatatataaaggaggatctcCACACGGATGACGTGGAGCCTCTCacctctctttttttctttttcctcaaTTCTCATGATCTTTCGTCtattttctctcaatttctacAATCTCAACAATCTCAGTACTCCTGtttgttaattttgagatttccgcTGCAGAAATCGAAAGGTCTCACTACTCATTATTCAAATTACTGCTCCACACGGATGACGTGGAGCCTCTCacctctcttttttttctttttcttcaattCTCATGATCTCTCGTCttatttctctcaatttctacAATCTCAACAATCTCAGTACTCCTGtttgttaattttgagatttccgcTGCAGAAATCGAAAGGTCTCACTATTCATTATTCAAATTACTGCTTCAGTTACATAACTATTAGGCTTCTAACTTCGGGTTCTTCAGGCAAATGCAATCGCAGACCTACAGCAAAGCGTCcgagacagagagagaggagaTGATTGTATATTGGGTCGCTACATTGATCTCGCCACATTGATTTGGATATACTGATAATCTcgggtaattttttttaatttttttctctctttttgttTCTCAGCCTTTATTTAATGGCGTTGCGTTTGTTTTCAAGCACTCTCATGGTTCTCACAATCATGCCACACTTCTTGTGTTCTGCAATTCCCTGACTTAATTCGTTGTGGCTGGGCCTTCATTTCTCCAGGATTATGTTATTTCCTATGCATTTGCTCATTAGCCTCCAGTTGCTCTTGGCGTCCAATTGGGCATCAGTGTACTGCTGCGAAATAGCTTGATATTTGTATGGATTTTTCCTGTTATCAGTTTTTTGAGTTGGGTGTTTAGGTACGTCTGATGAGCTAATAACTTTAGTACGGGCTTGATTGTTTCTTGGTTTTTACATAGCTTTGTGTACATGTCTGTTTTTGTATAGTCTTTGAAATTATGAAAGGGGATTTAGGTTTCAGGGCACGTTGGTTGTTCTATTATTTGAAAGGCAGACAAGTTGATTATGGGGAGGAGCATAGCAAAGCTTCTGGATGCTTGTAATTTGGTCGAGTTTCTGAAAAAGGTTAACTTTTTGGCTTTTTTGctttatatttttgattaatttgtagtttggaGAAGCAAGAGGAggtcaaaaaaataattcaagaagTCACTGTCCATGGATTTCTCAGTATGTATTTCCTGCTCAATTTTTGTGTCTACTGCTCTTTTTATTACAAATTAGTGAGGATAATTGCTTAGTTGTGCTTAAATTCGTAGTTTTCTATTTAGGACTTTTTTGCCTTTGGATAATAAGctgacaaattatttattttcaaccaGGTTCTGCTTCTACTCAGTTTCGGCCTCGCATTTGGAAGAaaaaaatgataggaatttgtTTTACACTTTCGTCCTCACGATTATGCAGGTTAGTTTTTAGATCTTTGCTTACATATATAGACTATATAGTACGCCGTTGGcaatttaatttttgtatcaGGGCAGTACCAGTAGCTTTTTGCTTATTTTCTGCATGGCCATCACAACACCTTACCTTCATACATTTTCCATTTGAAAAGCTATAGGAACATGCTCCATAGTTTTGTCTTTACAATGATAAAAAAATGTCAGCCACCTCTTTAGGAAGCTAGAAATATCGAGAATCAAAGTCGAGGGTAAaaggttttatatttagttaatcATGCAGTTAATTGCACGCATAGGCAGATAATTAATGTTAAATTTTCTTGACAAGATGATTAGGAGCCCCACATACAAACTTATATAACCTTGCTGCTCTTTAAAGTTCAGTAAACCGATCTTTGTTCAATGTGGATTAGCTCTTAAATAAAGTTATATCTCTGCAATCTTCATGTCATCCTAGGTCTGTCGCGCTTgatcatatttttttcatgatCATGTCACTGTGAGACTCTTTCTATCATATCTGTTAACTTGAAATCTTTGAAAGGCAGGAATCAAATGTGTTATTTGATGCTCACTTACTTGGTGCCATTTTTGTGGTCACTCTTGCTGGTGATTTGACTACTAATTCGTTCTACCTTCTGATAATTAAATCAGATGTTGTTAATCCTGAAGGAGTTCTAAAGAACTGGTCAACAAGTAATGATTTGTGTTCTTGGAATGGATTGGTATGTTCAGAAAATGTTATTCGTATATTGGTTTTGAATCTCACAGGTTCAGGATTATCTGGTTCTATATTTTCTGAGTGTTATATATTCTAATCTTCACATTTTGACTATGAATTAGTTGCATAAAGTATACTATAACATATATTCATAAACAGGTTTCTGTGGCTAAATAAGCTGGTTCTTATTTTTTCCTAATGTTTTTTTAGATGTGCATTCATATAGTTCTCAGAATCTAGATAGGCACATTATGATCAAGCTCTGTTAATGATCTAGATAAATTCATCCTGCGTGAGGCTCGTGGTAGTTCTGCTGAGTTCTACACCAATGGCCTTCTGCATGTTTGCGAGAATGTCTTGCAATGGTTTTTAATTCGATATCAAGGAGCGGAGTTTGGTGGATGTGTTTGTTATAGTAGAAGGTTAAACATGTAGAGAGGCTCGATCTTGTAGGCAAagaaaagttaatattttatacaCTTATTCATTTGTGTTatatgatgcatttgattctgaagatgatatGATTTCTATTTTACAGTGGATGTTCAGAGGAGTTGTGGGAGGCGGTATCAAGCTTGATGTATGCTTCTACAAGATATTGCGGAGAGTTTCCAAAGCTTCAAGAGATGCGCGCAATGTTCACATCACATTTTGGGAAGGAATAGATGTAGGTTCCTTTACTTACATTTCCTGCTTGGAATAGAGGTAGACTTCCTCACCTCCACTAAATTAGTTAACAATGGGTTCTATTTTTTCGAGCGCATGTTCAACTCAGGTACGAGATTGAGAATTCCAAGCTCTCGGTTGCATCTTGCAAGTGTAATGTGTATAACTGTATATTGGTGTAATGTGGCTGAGGAGCACCAGGTTTTAGGACAGGGCATTAATCTACAAGTTGTCGAGGAATCCTCCATGACAATAGAGGTAAGCAAGcaatattatttcaaataaacaATTACAGGGGCTTACATTTGCAATCATAGAGGTGCAAATTTTTGAG
This genomic window from Daucus carota subsp. sativus chromosome 7, DH1 v3.0, whole genome shotgun sequence contains:
- the LOC108194297 gene encoding pentatricopeptide repeat-containing protein At2g35030, mitochondrial — translated: MKALFVRASVVNKLSSYLRRHVTTQSQLALPRLDYTLNRNVARSNWIITKFSKEGRIDEARKLFDELPDPDVITWTAIVSGYVKCGMMREARRLFDRKDAKKNVVTWTALISGYLRNKRVFEAEKLFNEMPERNVVSWNTMIEGYVRNGLIDSALGLFDRMPERNVVSWNTVINALAKCGKIEAALRLFDEMPEKDVISWTAMVGGLAKLGRLDEARRLFDRMPERNVVSWNAMITGYTQNKELDEAFYLFERMPEKDVPSWNTMITGFTQNGELGMARKLFDEMPLKNVISWSTLINGYVLDDQSEEALKIFMHMQAEGSVKPNEGTFVSLLGACSSLAGLSEGKQIHQNISKTVYQDDKLVVSALLNMYAKCGELTIAKKIFNDGLRSQRDLVSWNGMIAAYAHHGRGSDAINLFKEMQNFGFKPNDVTYVALLAACSHAGLVEEGLQYFDQLTKDRSIQVNEDHYTCLIDLCGRAGSLKEAFNLIKKLPVKPSSSVWGALLAGCNVYGNANLGKLVAKQMLAAEAENAGTYILQANIYSSSGKWREAANLRMKMKEKGLKKQPGCSWIEIGNRFHVFVVGDKSHCDTKLIYNLLGNLHSKMKKDGSVQNDELIIEEEFLVT